A genomic segment from Drosophila miranda strain MSH22 chromosome 3, D.miranda_PacBio2.1, whole genome shotgun sequence encodes:
- the LOC117187973 gene encoding uncharacterized protein LOC117187973, giving the protein MAQKMFHNILLLIATLLLITLNDGVEARPSPEESKTKMLVDPSEYNGDLSVETIKKVQQCEMDTATMELCMRCAKVTKSEIIYPMCCSNDDGIKNWCHSYVYYGNDEGY; this is encoded by the exons ATGGCTCAGAAA ATGTTCCACAATATACTACTACTGATAGCGACTCTGCTTCTAATCACCCTGAACGATGGAGTAGAGGCGCGACCCTCGCCAGAGGAGAGCAAAACAAAAATGCTCGTGGATCCCAGTGAATACAATGGGGATTTGTCGGTGGAGACCATCAAGAAGGTGCAGCAGTGCGAGATGGATACCGCCACCATGGAGCTGTGCATGCGCTGTGCCAAGGTCACCAAGTCAGAGATCATATATCCGATGTGCTGCAGCAACGACGATGGCATCAAGAACTGGTGTCACTCCTATGTGTATTACGGCAACGATGAGGGCTACTAA
- the LOC108160888 gene encoding malate dehydrogenase, mitochondrial-like encodes MLASTTKGLLQRFLSPRSCRREFKVAVVGASGGIGQPLSLLLKQNPLVGELSIHDMKNIKGVQADLSHICTSVQTNAYEDQELGDCLSGADVVVVSAGMPRKPGMTRDQLFEANAGVALRVACAVSESCPQALLAFVTNPINSIVPIAAELLKSKDAYDPRRLFGITTLDVVRASTFVGDFLNLNPKKVDLPVIGGHAGKTILPVFSQCCPSFQCQLEDIKRLTHRIQEAGTEVVLAKAGAGSATLSMAYAAARFVDSLLRGLNEEPDVMECAFVGYKSPCLPFFATPLVLSGKGIEQNLGLPHLDDFERESLEQMLPELEKSIQKGIAYAKENIAAKDEQEQCQNECQK; translated from the coding sequence ATGTTGGCCTCGACAACCAAGGGACTGCTGCAACGTTTTCTCAGTCCGAGAAGCTGCCGCCGGGAGTTCAAGGTGGCTGTCGTGGGGGCCAGCGGTGGCATTGGGCAGCCGCTGAGCCTGCTCCTTAAGCAGAATCCTCTGGTGGGCGAGCTGTCCATCCACGACATGAAGAACATCAAGGGCGTCCAGGCGGATCTCTCGCACATCTGCACCTCGGTCCAGACCAATGCGTACGAGGACCAGGAGCTCGGCGACTGCCTGTCCGGTGCCgatgtggtggtggtgtccgCCGGAATGCCCCGCAAGCCGGGAATGACCCGTGACCAGCTGTTCGAGGCCAATGCAGGGGTGGCCCTACGCGTGGCCTGCGCCGTCAGCGAGTCCTGTCCCCAGGCCCTGCTGGCCTTTGTCACCAACCCAATCAACTCGATCGTGCCCATTGCCGCGGAGCTGCTGAAGTCAAAGGATGCGTACGACCCGCGGCGTTTGTTCGGCATCACCACTCTGGATGTGGTGCGGGCCAGTACCTTCGTCGGGGACTTTCTCAATCTGAATCCCAAAAAGGTGGATCTGCCCGTGATTGGCGGCCATGCCGGGAAAACCATACTTCCCGTCTTTTCCCAGTGCTGCCCGAGCTTCCAGTGCCAGCTCGAGGATATAAAACGCCTGACGCATCGCATCCAGGAGGCAGGAACCGAGGTGGTGCTTGCCAAGGCTGGGGCCGGCTCGGCCACTCTGTCCATGGCCTATGCGGCAGCCCGCTTTGTCGACTCCCTGCTGCGTGGCCTCAACGAAGAGCCGGACGTGATGGAGTGCGCCTTTGTCGGCTACAAGTCCCCATGCCTGCCCTTCTTCGCCACCCCCCTGGTGCTGAGTGGCAAGGGGATCGAGCAGAACCTGGGCCTGCCGCATCTGGACGATTTCGAGCGGGAGTCCCTGGAGCAAATGCTGCCCGAGCTGGAGAAGAGCATACAGAAGGGCATCGCCTATGCCAAAGAGAATATCGCGGCAAAGGACGAGCAGGAACAGTGCCAGAATGAGTGCCAGAAGTAG
- the LOC108158829 gene encoding E3 ubiquitin-protein ligase MYLIP: MWCIVNLPNGTQQAVKWDPKANGQECLEKVCRALNIICEMEYFGLEHWTPNQKETQTRQWINLRNRLSCDSGSSGSGIQLMLALRVKFWVPVHFILQESVRNLFYMQARRDLMEGRLSASDWSNAAKLAALLCQADGLRFNEAALRADCPMRMRRELAQQQLQQQQAQQQRLEQQRKEKEHVLSFKKRRLSKQKSMEHIENCALPLAGTSCSLQPSPSASVSASACTSTSASATTSHTCSHTHSNSSSSSPSNSSSQTGLDERLASNPLRMYEEYVFLPSPESEADANASAAEPPSDYLRQIATEHGKLAKLQMSPKSAKYWLLQSIQDLAGYGEELFSGVTTNESATRCDIAVGAHGITVCRGGEKQSITFGAIAAAKSLRRTFKLEYVDDHNDRKELEIKLPKQPIAAGLYRSITERHAFYVCDKVRGVVTNQFTRDLKGTIASMFKEDTELGKRYVFDIQHTCREVHDQARRILHERGGDAAVQAGADGCAAAAAVAVAGGVASEAFGAGAGPSSGAGGGSMAGKIDLAIREKEAREAAIERCVDTRISEAMQCKICMDRAINTVFNPCCHVIACAQCAARCSNCPNCRVKITSVVKIYLPPELRTSQSESGGGSGGGSSSSTSHIHIHSDGPNDTELQLDEISTAAVTAEATAGGAVGAGAGAGAGATAEPGGGQAKVTTAA; encoded by the exons ATGTGGTGCATTGTTAACTTGCCAAACGGCACACAACAGGCCGTCAAATGGGATCCGAAAGCCAATGGACAGGAGTGTCTAGAGAAG GTCTGTCGCGCCCTGAACATCATCTGTGAGATGGAATACTTTGGCCTGGAGCACTGGACACCCAACCAGAAGGAGACGCAGACGCGTCAGTGGATCAATCTGAGGAATCGGCTGTCCTgcgacagcggcagcagcggcagtggcatcCAACTGATGCTGGCCCTGCGCGTCAAGTTCTGGGTGCCCGTGCACTTCATCCTGCAGGAGAGTGTGCGCAATCTGTTCTACATGCAGGCCCGCCGGGACCTGATGGAGGGCCGGCTCTCGGCCAGCGACTGGAGCAATGCGGCCAAGCTGGCGGCTCTGCTCTGCCAGGCCGATGGCCTGCGCTTCAACGAGGCGGCCCTGAGGGCCGACTGCCCCATGAGGATGCGCCGGGAGCTGGCccaacagcagctgcagcagcagcaggcccagcagcagcgtctGGAGCAGCAGCGCAAGGAGAAGGAGCACGTGCTGAGCTTCAAGAAGCGACGCCTGTCCAAGCAGAAGTCCATGGAGCACATCGAGAACTGTGCCCTGCCGCTGGCCGGGACCAGCTGCAGCCTGCAGCCATCGCCCTCGGCCTCTGTCTCCGCCTCAGCCTGCACCTccacctccgcctccgccaccACATCCCACACCTGCTCCCACACCCACTCGAACTCCAGCTCGAGCAgccccagcaacagcagcagccagacggGGCTGGACGAGCGCCTGGCCAGCAATCCGCTGCGCATGTACGAGGAGTACGTGTTCCTGCCCAGCCCCGAGAGCGAGGCCGATGCCAATGCCTCCGCGGCAGAGCCACCTTCGGACTACCTCAGACAGATCGCCACCGAGCACGGAAAGCTGGCCAAGCTGCAGATGAGCCCCAAGTCGGCCAAGTACTGGCTGCTGCAGTCCATCCAGGACCTGGCCGGCTATGGCGAGGAGCTCTTCAGCGGCGTCACCACCAACGAGAGCGCCACTCGGTGCGACATTGCCGTGGGCGCCCATGGCATCACCGTCTGCCGTGGGGGTGAGAAACAAAG CATCACCTTTGGCGCGATTGCCGCTGCCAAGTCGCTGAGGCGCACCTTCAAGCTGGAGTACGTGGACGATCACAACGATCGCAAGGAGCTCGAAATCAAGCTGCCCAAGCAGCCCATTGCCGCCGGCCTCTACCGCTCCATTACCGAGCGGCACGCCTTCTATGTGTGCGACAAGGTGCGGGGCGTTGTGACCAATCAGTTTACCCGGGATCTCAAGGGCACCATTGCCTCCATGTTCAAGGAGGACACGGAGCTGGGCAAGCGCTATGTGTTCGACATCCAGCACACGTGCCGGGAGGTGCACGATCAGGCCCGGAGGATTCTGCACGAGCGCGGCGGCGATGCGGCTGTCCAGGCCGGGGCTGATGGCtgtgcggctgctgctgccgttgctgttgctggtggtgTCGCCTCCGAAGCATTTGGGGCTGGGGCCGGCCCCAGTTcaggtgctggtggtggctcCATGGCCGGCAAGATAGATTTGGCCATACGCGAGAAGGAGGCGCGTGAGGCGGCGATTGAGCGCTGCGTGGACACGCGCATATCCGAGGCCATGCAATGCAAGATCTGCATGGATCGCGCCATCAACACAGTGTTCAATCCGTGCTGTCACGTGATTGCCTGTGCCCAGTGTGCCGCCAG GTGCAGCAACTGTCCGAATTGCCGGGTGAAGATCACCAGCGTGGTCAAAATCTATCTGCCTCCGGAGCTGCGCACCAGCCAGTCGGagagcggcggcggcagcggtggtggcagcagcagcagcaccagccacatccacatccacagcgATGGGCCCAACGACACGGAGCTGCAGCTGGACGAGATCTCAACGGCGGCAGTGACAGCTGAGGCAACTGCTGGAGGAGCAGtgggagcaggagcaggagcaggagctggagctacAGCCGAGCCTGGTGGCGGCCAGGCCAAGGTCACGACGGCCGCCTAG
- the LOC108158831 gene encoding uncharacterized protein LOC108158831, with protein sequence MRLNMVAIVTILIGLAFCPLLTTTTLRETRQNTTNKDDGTAQKINESISMLNNSQFVDDLKTSVKRIQQNIEEPLKKEMLPKQILLPHLIFANMIEPIVTYEQRNNTIKTEESNAGTGLPGGSLSPKLSYIRLIGVLIDHIWLTAFESPKEGAASSEETPKLTNNTIM encoded by the exons ATGAGATTAAATATGGTTGCTATTGTCACCATCCTCATAG GATTGGCATTCTGTCCATTATTAACGACCACAACTCTCCGTGAAACACGAcaaaatacaacaaacaaAGATGATGGGACAGCCCAAAAGATCAATGAATCTATTTCCATGCTGAACAATTCACAATTCGTGGATGATCTGAAGACATCCGTCAAACGTATCCAGCAAAACATTGAAGAGCCATTAAAGAAGGAAATGCTGCCCAAGCAAATCTTACTGCCCCACCTTATTTTTGCTAACATGATAGAGCCCATCGTTACTTATGAACAACGCAACAACACGATCAAAACGGAGGAGTCCAATGCTGGCACAGGCCTTCCAGGCGGCAGTCTATCCCCCAAATTAAGCTACATCCGACTGATTGGTGTTTTGATTGACCATATCT GGTTGACTGCTTTTGAATCACCAAAAGAAGGTGCAGCATCCTCAGAGGAAACTCCAAAATTGACCAACAACACGATAATGTGA